The Plasmodium vinckei vinckei genome assembly, chromosome: PVVCY_09 genome includes the window tttatgtGTAAACAGTTCATgcttaaaattaaaaaatataaaaattcttaaaaaaaataatataactaggcattttttattctctATGGTTATGTGAAATAGAGGGGAAAATATGGATATTTACATAACACTAAATCATGTTTTGATATGTCAAAAATGCACATAttaatacacatatatgtatacatatgcttactttatatatctaggcatatataaatgtattataATGAACATGGaagtataaaatataatttttacatcCCTCTATATCTCAATACTCAggtatgcatattatatatacatgacGCATGATGTGTGGATATCTCTAATTGTGGGTTGTATTGTTGTGTCAATTTGAAGATGAAACATTtccaaaaaatgaaataaaataaatatagtttTGTTAATGCAAACTTAATAATACTATCAAAATCatatggatatattttgctatataatgaacatatataatcatttatatgtaatatgtatataataaattatcatatttaaaCTCGTGTTTTTTATCACTTTAATTATTCTTTCATTTCGTTAatcatcattttatttattttttgttaagcATATATCTACAAACACATacaatacaaaaatagCATTGCATTTAAGTacctatatataaatattatgaataaaaaatataacaataatatatattactaatataaataatacaagCTGAATTGAAATATCTATTTTTGCATTCTATTATTCAATAAAAGAAATGCTTTATTGGATatcataaatttataatatgataaaataatttaaatataagccatgaatttttgaaaaaaaatatacttatataaatttttttataattacaaaaagtgattaatatgtatataatataagaaaaaaaggagCAAAATGGAAGCGCAAAATcccataatatatatatatatatatatatatatatatatatatgcaaaacAAAACAGAcgttataataatataataaatgggtagattaataatacataaatatgtacaatatataatatatattattaaaaaaaaaaaaaagctatTATGTTCAGGAAATTGTTACAAAATCACCTGTACggcaataaataattattgcatttttcttttttgtttttttttttcaaagtaatagcttttaatttaataagaattaatattttgttatacatattttaatggCATATATAAGCAcgcatatatacattatataatgtatatattgtgtatataatactatattttataggaatgaaattattttcaactTTAATAGGAAAAATATGGTTTATAAACTATTACACATTTTAACTTCTTAACGTTCAtaaataacatatttatgtaatacATAGATTTAATTTTGTGGGTACTATATTATGCACAGTTCATATAATTAGGGATTTTTTTAGAAAAGTAGTCCTTGAAAATGCCCCTTGAAAAATGTGTGttggaaaattataatccATCTTTAGAATGTTTTTTACAAATGTGAAATTTATAAGTAAATTagcaaaagaaaaaattttgaaaagaaaaagcTGGGtcaaaagaaataaaaaatggatgtTACCTAAGGTTGAGaaatcatatttaaaacagGAACAGGATTTTGCGGTTCCACATAAAACAATACCATTGAATGAGAATGTAAAACATTCCccagtaaaaaatattatggcTTCTGATGAATTTAATAAAGAAGGAAATTTCTTTCATGAAAGAAActatgataaaatattagacgaattaaaaaaaagtgagaAAAAAAGATTGAAACCTCacgaatataaaaaaatgcttAAAAGGGATGCTAAAAGCACACCTCCAAATGATGATAAAGTAAATTTAAAACGATTATTGATGAAaggaaaagaaaatatgaatttaggtattaatgatattaaagacgaagataaagaaaataagaaaaaagaattaaacACATTTTGGTATATGCCTAATccatttgaaaaaaaaggagtATATGGAATGAAggaaaacaatttttataaatccTTTATAAAGGATAGAGAAAGACAATTTGATAAAGTCGATATGAAAAAGTTAAATGAAAAcgaaagaaaattattaaataaaataactaATAGTAATATTTCTAACAACAAACATAACAATATAAGTAATGAATTAttagataaaaatgtatcatCGGAAATGTtggaagaaaaaaaggaaaaaaaaatccgAATCAATCCGAACAAATATTGGTTTTCTGAAAATTATTCTACTCCTGATATATCAACAATAAATACAGTAAGAGCTAGAGAATTAAGATTTTTAATGATGAATGAGGCAAAATTAGTTAGAAAGGGAAAAAATGTTGATGTAGATATTTGGCTAGCTTTTATGAATAGAGTAATAAATTTGTCAACCAAAGTTCATGTACGTAGTTTGTTAAGATATTTACAAACTATTGCATCTGTTAAAGTTACTAATAAAAAGttaataaacaatttaatgtgtgaaatttttaaaagagaAAATACTATGAAACCAAAGCACTATGTATATCTATTCCAAAGTTGTTCAAGATTAAAATGGAATGATttcaaattaatttatgCATTAAAAAACATGACATTGTGTTGGTCTATTTTAAGAAATAactttttgataaaatCTGCAAATTCTATTTCAAAATTAGGCTTAGCAAATAATGTGTATAGCAAAGCTTTACAAATAACTCTAGAAGAGCgattaaataatttcacAGGGAAAGATTTAAAAGCAATTAAGGCTATAACTTTTTTAGAGCTTTTTAATGAagaaatgataataaaatttgttagTCTTGCAACTTTTTATAAAGaacattttaattattacacAAGGCATTTGCAAatactatatttatatattgtgtTATTTCACGAATCAATATATTACAAGCTTACTGATGAACAacgatattttttacagcAATATTCAAGAGAGgggaatttaaaaaaaataaaaaaattggatCATATAAATCAATTAAAAACGTTagttaaaaatgaaagccCAAAGAAAGCTATATTAAACAGTGATGGCGAATACTCAGAAAGTGATGAGTTTTctgaaaatgatgatgaCTGGCCAGAAAGTGATGAAGAATGGTCTGAAAGCGACGAAGAATATTCAGACAATCCTGAACATAATGAAGCACCTTCTTTATTGGAAGagaatgataataatataaatacacaacacaatgaaaaattattaaatacgGAAAATGCAACGAATCATATTAATAGCTATAATTTAGAAAGTAAAGAAAAACCCATAGTTAAAATAGGAAACAAAATATGTGGTGGATATACAAGTACATTACATAAAGAAATTAGTGATGTACTTAATGTGCTAAAAATTGATCATTTAAATTCAATTAAATGTGGGCCTTTTATAGTTGATATTTATCATCCGGaatcaaattatattattgaaTTAAATGcacattttcaatattatataaattctGAAGGTTTAACAACCTTGTCAAAATGGAGACATAAGTTTTTATCACAGATgggatataatataatttatatatcacATCGAATATGGAGTAATTTACCTACagataaacaaaaaattgatTACATATCTAATACTCTAcctaatattatattgaaaaattcATCTCTTTTTATTcagaattaataaataccataaatatttctgCACAAATGcaaaattaatttgttACACTATAACATAGTACACTATTtgttattttgtttttattttttttggttaATGGGGTAAAAAATCATATGATTGATTTTTATCTCCTTCAATTAGCTAGCTTAATAAGAGC containing:
- a CDS encoding RAP protein, putative, translating into MFFTNVKFISKLAKEKILKRKSWVKRNKKWMLPKVEKSYLKQEQDFAVPHKTIPLNENVKHSPVKNIMASDEFNKEGNFFHERNYDKILDELKKSEKKRLKPHEYKKMLKRDAKSTPPNDDKVNLKRLLMKGKENMNLGINDIKDEDKENKKKELNTFWYMPNPFEKKGVYGMKENNFYKSFIKDRERQFDKVDMKKLNENERKLLNKITNSNISNNKHNNISNELLDKNVSSEMLEEKKEKKIRINPNKYWFSENYSTPDISTINTVRARELRFLMMNEAKLVRKGKNVDVDIWLAFMNRVINLSTKVHVRSLLRYLQTIASVKVTNKKLINNLMCEIFKRENTMKPKHYVYLFQSCSRLKWNDFKLIYALKNMTLCWSILRNNFLIKSANSISKLGLANNVYSKALQITLEERLNNFTGKDLKAIKAITFLELFNEEMIIKFVSLATFYKEHFNYYTRHLQILYLYIVLFHESIYYKLTDEQRYFLQQYSREGNLKKIKKLDHINQLKTLVKNESPKKAILNSDGEYSESDEFSENDDDWPESDEEWSESDEEYSDNPEHNEAPSLLEENDNNINTQHNEKLLNTENATNHINSYNLESKEKPIVKIGNKICGGYTSTLHKEISDVLNVLKIDHLNSIKCGPFIVDIYHPESNYIIELNAHFQYYINSEGLTTLSKWRHKFLSQMGYNIIYISHRIWSNLPTDKQKIDYISNTLPNIILKNSSLFIQN